Proteins from one Pyrobaculum neutrophilum V24Sta genomic window:
- a CDS encoding pyridoxal phosphate-dependent aminotransferase, with the protein MDFSLVLRRIGEAAPRHRLDIGDPDLPPPPELVEALRGGGDFRYGPSEGLPEFREAVAEVFKADPGEVVAVAGGRHGLAALMWIFRKRRLLTTSPFYPGYFDIAGVFGLELGLVEGGDGWIPNFAERGVYVVNYPNNPTGAVLPRGKVRELVDVAEFVISDEIYRDIVFTEFVSPAELSPSSVAVVYSFSKVFSVPGLRVGAVIAPRDIAREVARFNRATVNVAPTPAQRAVASVVHLLPRRSREISQAYLRRVELASAELRLRFTRPGGAFYLFPWVGDDVKCFESALEAGVSILPGSLYGRGGYVRIALVEPEERLREAFSAINKACGGG; encoded by the coding sequence ATGGATTTTTCGCTTGTTCTAAGGCGCATAGGCGAGGCGGCGCCGAGGCATAGGTTGGACATTGGGGATCCGGATCTGCCGCCGCCGCCCGAGCTGGTGGAGGCCCTTAGGGGAGGCGGGGACTTTAGATACGGGCCCTCGGAGGGCCTGCCGGAGTTTAGGGAGGCTGTCGCCGAGGTGTTCAAGGCGGACCCCGGAGAGGTCGTGGCGGTGGCCGGGGGTAGGCACGGCCTTGCCGCCTTGATGTGGATCTTTAGGAAGAGGCGCCTCTTGACCACATCCCCCTTCTACCCCGGCTACTTCGACATCGCTGGGGTCTTCGGGCTGGAGCTCGGCCTTGTGGAGGGGGGCGACGGGTGGATCCCCAACTTCGCCGAGCGGGGCGTCTACGTGGTGAACTACCCCAACAACCCCACGGGGGCCGTCCTGCCGAGGGGGAAGGTGAGGGAGCTTGTGGACGTCGCGGAGTTCGTGATCAGCGACGAGATCTATAGAGATATCGTGTTTACCGAGTTCGTGTCTCCGGCTGAGCTCTCCCCCTCCTCGGTGGCGGTGGTGTACAGCTTCTCCAAGGTCTTCTCCGTGCCTGGGCTGAGGGTTGGCGCCGTCATCGCGCCGAGGGATATCGCCAGGGAGGTGGCGAGGTTCAACAGAGCTACGGTGAACGTGGCCCCCACCCCGGCCCAGAGGGCTGTGGCGTCTGTAGTACACTTGTTGCCGCGGCGTAGCAGGGAGATCTCCCAGGCCTACCTGAGGAGGGTGGAGCTGGCGTCTGCCGAGCTGAGGCTGAGGTTCACGAGGCCGGGCGGCGCCTTCTACCTCTTCCCCTGGGTGGGCGACGACGTCAAATGTTTTGAGTCGGCTCTGGAGGCGGGGGTGTCCATCCTGCCCGGCTCCCTGTACGGCAGGGGGGGCTACGTGAGGATCGCGCTTGTGGAGCCTGAGGAGAGGCTTAGGGAGGCCTTCTCCGCCATAAACAAGGCGTGTGGAGGCGGATGA